From Emcibacter nanhaiensis, one genomic window encodes:
- a CDS encoding lytic murein transglycosylase, protein MKKTGIIFGFFLTFIISLSSLQAEEKVIPDNPQPFQAWLQDLKSEAIAKGISADTLDAAFAGVAPIPKIIELDRRQPEFTQTYDQYISRRVSETRIAMGRKKIQEYSEVLSPVADRMGVQDRFIAAIWGMETNYGGYTGGYSVIAALTTLAYDMRRPEFFRKELLRALTILDQGHISPQDMKGSWAGAMGQGQFMPSSFFAYAYDFDGDGHKDIWLNEADVFASIANYLKKHGWDESQTWGREVKLPEDIDGLWEKVKQTGKIKSCRRALKDHSKQLSLEEWKALGVKTKFGGELPDVGERPFKASLVMPAGRDGPAYLTYENFRSILRYNCSNFYALGVSLLSDELK, encoded by the coding sequence AACCCGCAGCCGTTCCAGGCTTGGCTTCAGGATCTGAAAAGCGAAGCCATAGCCAAGGGGATCAGTGCCGACACCCTGGATGCCGCCTTTGCCGGCGTGGCGCCAATTCCGAAAATCATTGAACTTGATCGCCGCCAGCCGGAATTCACCCAGACCTATGATCAATATATCAGCCGCCGGGTCAGCGAAACCCGCATCGCCATGGGGCGGAAGAAAATCCAGGAATATTCTGAAGTGCTCTCGCCGGTGGCGGACCGCATGGGGGTGCAGGATCGCTTTATCGCCGCCATCTGGGGTATGGAGACCAACTACGGCGGCTATACCGGCGGCTACAGCGTGATCGCGGCGCTGACCACGCTGGCGTATGATATGCGGCGGCCAGAGTTTTTCCGCAAGGAACTGCTCCGGGCGTTGACCATCCTCGACCAGGGGCACATCTCTCCGCAGGACATGAAAGGCAGCTGGGCCGGCGCCATGGGGCAGGGGCAGTTCATGCCGTCCAGCTTTTTCGCCTATGCCTATGATTTTGACGGGGACGGCCACAAGGATATCTGGCTCAACGAAGCGGATGTGTTTGCCTCGATCGCCAATTATCTGAAAAAACACGGCTGGGACGAGAGCCAGACCTGGGGCCGGGAAGTCAAGCTGCCCGAAGACATTGACGGCCTGTGGGAAAAAGTCAAACAGACCGGCAAGATCAAAAGCTGCCGCCGGGCGCTTAAGGACCACAGCAAGCAGCTCAGCCTCGAGGAATGGAAAGCCCTTGGCGTGAAGACCAAATTCGGCGGTGAACTGCCGGATGTGGGTGAGCGGCCGTTCAAGGCGTCGCTGGTGATGCCGGCGGGCAGGGATGGCCCTGCCTACCTGACATATGAGAATTTTCGCTCTATACTGCGGTATAATTGTTCCAACTTTTACGCCCTGGGCGTGAGCCTGTTATCGGATGAACTGAAATGA